A genomic window from Agrobacterium larrymoorei includes:
- a CDS encoding CBS domain-containing protein, with amino-acid sequence MPIFVKEILDLKGREVVTVDPDMTIADAAVTLYEHCIGAVVVTDHKGAVLGIFTERDLVRAVAAKGSAALETRVSDVMTKNVTRCNEETTTDDLMEIMTGGRFRHLPVEANGRLAGIISIGDVVKARISEIETEAEHIKAYIAG; translated from the coding sequence ATGCCGATTTTTGTGAAAGAAATTCTCGATCTCAAGGGTAGGGAGGTCGTGACGGTCGATCCCGATATGACGATCGCGGATGCTGCCGTGACGCTCTACGAGCATTGTATTGGTGCCGTCGTTGTCACCGACCACAAGGGTGCAGTCCTTGGCATCTTTACAGAGCGCGATCTCGTGCGTGCCGTGGCCGCCAAAGGCTCAGCAGCCCTGGAAACCAGGGTTTCCGACGTGATGACCAAGAATGTGACCCGCTGCAACGAAGAAACCACCACGGACGATCTGATGGAGATCATGACGGGCGGCAGGTTCCGTCACCTGCCGGTAGAGGCCAATGGGCGTCTGGCAGGCATCATTTCCATCGGTGACGTGGTCAAGGCCCGCATCAGCGAGATCGAGACGGAAGCGGAGCACATCAAAGCCTATATTGCAGGCTGA
- a CDS encoding patatin-like phospholipase family protein produces the protein MLGWGINRDNPSSATTLGTLEKITPAPKPTLPPNRIALALGGGAARGWAHIGVLRALDEAGVKIGMIAGTSIGALVGGCYLAGKLNELEEFARSLTMRRIAGLLDLTIGGSGLFGGLRLTKRMQEHLEGLTIEDLEHPFIAVATELRTGHEVWIHQGNLITALRASYALPGIFEPVRCNGRTLIDGALVNPVPVSVCRAHEQALVVAVNLNYDIFGRSAVVKHSAGTGSKSEAETPITATSRIGLPGVMVQAFNIIQDRISRARLAGDPPDLTLHPRISQIGLSEFHRAAEAIDQGYEETRSRIPELKRMQQVFQP, from the coding sequence ATGCTTGGATGGGGAATAAACCGCGATAATCCATCGTCCGCGACGACACTCGGCACCCTGGAGAAAATCACGCCTGCGCCGAAGCCAACACTTCCCCCAAATCGCATAGCACTGGCGCTTGGTGGCGGCGCTGCTCGTGGATGGGCGCATATTGGCGTGCTGCGAGCACTCGACGAAGCCGGGGTGAAGATCGGCATGATTGCCGGTACGTCCATCGGCGCCCTTGTCGGCGGTTGCTACTTGGCCGGAAAGCTCAACGAACTGGAAGAGTTTGCCCGCTCACTGACTATGCGCCGCATTGCCGGACTGCTGGACCTGACGATTGGCGGTAGCGGACTGTTTGGGGGCCTGCGGCTGACCAAGCGCATGCAGGAGCATCTCGAAGGCCTCACCATCGAAGATCTTGAGCATCCCTTTATCGCGGTTGCGACCGAACTGCGCACCGGCCACGAAGTATGGATTCACCAAGGCAATCTGATCACCGCACTTCGCGCATCCTATGCCCTGCCCGGCATTTTTGAACCGGTGCGCTGCAACGGCAGGACGCTGATCGATGGCGCCCTCGTCAATCCGGTACCGGTCTCCGTTTGCCGCGCCCATGAGCAAGCTCTGGTCGTTGCGGTCAACCTCAATTACGATATCTTCGGTCGCTCTGCCGTAGTCAAACACAGTGCGGGTACTGGTAGCAAAAGCGAGGCCGAAACGCCGATCACAGCCACATCCAGGATAGGCTTGCCAGGCGTCATGGTTCAGGCGTTCAACATCATTCAGGATCGTATTTCACGGGCGAGACTGGCTGGCGATCCGCCTGATTTGACGCTTCATCCGCGTATCAGCCAGATCGGTCTTTCGGAATTCCATCGCGCTGCCGAGGCGATCGACCAGGGCTATGAAGAGACCCGTTCCAGAATTCCCGAATTGAAGCGCATGCAGCAGGTGTTTCAACCCTGA
- the hisI gene encoding phosphoribosyl-AMP cyclohydrolase, with product MSAIFPAAPSDKVALEASGPFSPKFDANGLVTAVVTDIKDGELLMVAHMNAEALKLTLETGIAHYYSRSRDKIWKKGETSGNLQTVREFRTDCDQDAVWLKVSVAGHDATCHTGRRSCFYRIVTMEDESAITTITDDKRHFDPETTYGSPSSS from the coding sequence ATGTCCGCCATTTTCCCAGCCGCGCCGTCCGATAAGGTGGCGCTGGAAGCATCCGGGCCGTTCTCGCCGAAGTTCGACGCAAATGGTCTCGTGACTGCGGTCGTCACCGACATCAAAGACGGTGAGTTGCTGATGGTCGCGCATATGAATGCGGAGGCGCTGAAGCTGACGCTGGAAACGGGCATTGCGCATTATTACAGCCGCTCGCGGGACAAGATCTGGAAGAAGGGTGAAACCTCCGGCAATCTTCAGACGGTTCGCGAGTTCCGCACGGATTGCGATCAGGATGCCGTTTGGCTGAAGGTCTCCGTCGCTGGACACGATGCCACCTGCCACACTGGCCGCCGTTCCTGCTTCTACCGCATAGTGACGATGGAAGACGAAAGCGCGATAACCACAATCACTGACGACAAGCGGCATTTTGACCCGGAAACAACCTATGGTTCACCCTCCTCATCTTGA
- a CDS encoding AI-2E family transporter, translating to MNKADNHHADGETRWLGAATHARIALVPSISAARWLLLLIVAAGIYFFYGFLVPVLAALVIGFASWPIYRRLLDRVGGNNTVGATIAILLIIAFLIVPIVIAASYTAGEIREWFGWAVEVNKTGAPVPEWIAALPGVGVWFSEQWTRYVGTPGAIGEVIQLVSGANIGNIYRAIVAAGNGAFHLVLTLLFMLIALFFVYRNGVGFARQVDLVGERILPNRWERISRVVPATISSTVTGMTLIAIGEGIILGIAYWIAGVPSPVTLGVLTGVMALIPGGAPLSFTLVSIYLLASGSPAAGIALFIWGSVELFIVDKTIRPRLVGGPIKLPFLPTFFGLVGGVKTMGFLGLFIGPVLMALLVAVWREWVREAEISAGEPVIVQELHEEEIELVEEPPRPRKTVSSV from the coding sequence GTGAATAAAGCCGACAATCATCATGCGGATGGAGAAACCCGGTGGCTGGGTGCTGCGACCCATGCCCGCATCGCATTGGTCCCCTCCATCTCCGCTGCCCGCTGGCTTTTGCTTTTGATTGTCGCAGCCGGTATCTACTTCTTTTACGGCTTTCTTGTTCCCGTGCTGGCCGCTCTCGTTATCGGCTTTGCCAGCTGGCCCATCTATCGGCGACTGCTGGACCGCGTGGGCGGCAACAACACAGTCGGCGCGACCATTGCGATCTTGTTGATCATCGCGTTCCTGATCGTCCCGATCGTGATTGCGGCCTCCTACACTGCCGGTGAAATACGCGAATGGTTCGGCTGGGCTGTGGAGGTCAATAAGACGGGTGCGCCCGTTCCGGAATGGATAGCAGCACTTCCCGGTGTCGGCGTCTGGTTCAGCGAACAATGGACCCGTTACGTCGGCACACCGGGCGCCATCGGTGAAGTCATCCAGCTCGTCAGCGGCGCCAACATCGGCAATATCTATCGCGCCATCGTGGCGGCGGGTAATGGTGCATTCCACCTCGTCCTGACGCTCCTCTTCATGCTGATCGCTCTATTCTTCGTTTATCGCAACGGTGTGGGCTTTGCCCGCCAGGTTGACCTCGTCGGTGAACGGATCCTGCCCAACCGCTGGGAGCGTATCTCGCGAGTGGTCCCCGCAACAATCAGCTCCACGGTCACAGGCATGACCCTGATTGCCATCGGCGAAGGCATTATTCTTGGTATCGCCTACTGGATTGCAGGCGTCCCCTCCCCGGTGACGCTTGGCGTTCTGACAGGCGTAATGGCGTTGATACCCGGAGGTGCGCCGCTCTCCTTCACGCTCGTGTCGATCTATCTGCTTGCAAGCGGCTCTCCTGCCGCCGGTATCGCGCTCTTCATCTGGGGATCGGTGGAACTGTTCATCGTTGACAAGACGATCCGCCCGCGCCTGGTCGGCGGCCCTATCAAGCTCCCTTTCCTGCCGACCTTTTTCGGTCTCGTCGGCGGTGTCAAAACGATGGGCTTTCTCGGCCTATTCATCGGCCCGGTACTGATGGCGCTTTTGGTTGCCGTATGGCGCGAGTGGGTTCGCGAAGCCGAGATATCGGCAGGCGAACCCGTTATCGTCCAGGAGCTTCATGAAGAAGAGATCGAGCTCGTAGAGGAACCTCCGAGACCTCGAAAGACCGTAAGCTCGGTTTAG
- a CDS encoding iron-sulfur cluster assembly scaffold protein codes for MDDIYNNRILEFAGNIPLAGVLADADAQAQKHSKLCGSKVKVYIKMDGDRVSEFSHEVRACALGQASSSIMAHHVVGASRSEIRKARQDMIDMLTAGGEGPEGRFEDMRVLRPVKDYKARHASTMLTFEAVCDCLDQLEAKQPLSEAS; via the coding sequence ATGGACGACATCTATAACAACCGTATCTTGGAATTTGCCGGCAACATTCCGCTCGCTGGCGTCCTGGCGGATGCCGATGCGCAAGCGCAGAAGCATTCCAAGCTCTGCGGCTCCAAGGTCAAGGTCTACATCAAGATGGATGGCGATCGGGTGTCCGAGTTCTCCCATGAGGTGCGCGCCTGCGCCCTTGGGCAGGCGTCCTCCTCGATCATGGCGCATCATGTCGTTGGTGCGAGCCGATCCGAAATTCGTAAGGCACGCCAGGACATGATCGATATGCTGACGGCAGGCGGCGAGGGGCCAGAGGGGCGTTTCGAAGACATGCGGGTCTTGAGGCCCGTTAAGGATTACAAGGCTCGCCATGCCTCGACCATGCTGACCTTCGAGGCGGTCTGTGATTGTCTGGATCAGTTGGAGGCGAAGCAGCCTCTGTCCGAGGCGAGTTGA
- a CDS encoding nitroreductase family protein produces the protein MKTDIKLIDYLNVRRSTPAPQLTEPGPSKQELEEILRLTVRVPDHGKIAPWRFIVIRGEERVRLGEAALALALKKNPDLSADFQEVERTRFTRAPVVIAVVSKAGPHVKIPEWEQVMSAGAVCLNLLLASNALGYAANWLTEWVSYDPEFLAEMGVKDAEKVAGLIYIGSTTFPPVERPRPELTDVVTWVGEA, from the coding sequence ATGAAAACTGACATCAAGCTCATCGACTATCTGAACGTACGACGCTCGACACCCGCGCCACAATTGACGGAGCCAGGTCCCAGCAAGCAGGAGCTCGAAGAGATTCTTCGCCTGACGGTGCGCGTTCCAGACCATGGCAAGATTGCACCTTGGCGGTTCATCGTGATCCGTGGCGAAGAACGGGTGAGATTGGGCGAAGCCGCACTGGCGCTCGCGCTGAAAAAGAACCCGGACTTGAGCGCAGATTTCCAGGAAGTGGAACGGACCCGCTTTACCAGAGCGCCCGTCGTCATCGCCGTGGTCAGCAAGGCGGGACCGCATGTAAAGATCCCCGAATGGGAACAAGTCATGTCGGCAGGTGCCGTTTGCCTCAACCTGCTTCTGGCCTCGAATGCGCTTGGATATGCCGCCAATTGGCTGACCGAATGGGTGTCCTACGATCCAGAATTCTTGGCAGAAATGGGTGTGAAGGACGCAGAAAAAGTCGCGGGACTTATCTATATCGGGTCGACGACGTTTCCGCCTGTCGAGCGTCCGCGCCCGGAACTGACTGACGTTGTGACCTGGGTTGGTGAAGCGTGA
- a CDS encoding DUF2336 domain-containing protein: MGCDVVVEAFLSWTDKARAGDRAKAAKALGTAYVTSALPKDKQAGAYMAMSYLLDDPSPKVRQALADALSCSEDAPRPIIIALAEDQAEIACQVIINSPVLRESDLVDLIGRGSSTTRAMIAARADLSAGVCAAMAEIGGECEVMIMLENLSAQITPFTLRRVSERFGEEPELRSLLLDRDDLPADVRHTLVLLVGEALASAGIVGQVITAARARQIVQDASEAAVTLIAGEASGQERSYLVEHLRRHSQLTPAFLLQLLCTGKLDFFSEAMSNLSGLEERRVRSILATGRNHAVKALYQSSGLSGSALEVFIEATRLWRQAAEMPYGGAIQQVAERLLGTFSNAESDANVYEMMSMIEKLLIVDQRQRARSFAEELIAEAA; this comes from the coding sequence TTGGGGTGCGATGTGGTCGTAGAGGCATTTCTCAGCTGGACGGATAAGGCGCGTGCTGGTGATAGAGCTAAGGCTGCGAAGGCCCTGGGCACGGCCTATGTGACGTCGGCTTTGCCGAAAGACAAACAGGCAGGCGCCTATATGGCCATGTCCTACCTTCTGGACGATCCATCGCCCAAAGTCCGCCAGGCGCTTGCAGACGCGCTGTCCTGCTCTGAAGATGCTCCTCGCCCCATCATTATCGCACTGGCTGAAGACCAGGCTGAGATTGCCTGTCAGGTGATCATCAATTCGCCCGTGCTTCGGGAATCGGATCTAGTCGATCTGATTGGCCGAGGATCCTCTACCACCCGGGCTATGATTGCCGCGCGTGCTGATCTGAGCGCAGGCGTTTGCGCTGCCATGGCGGAAATCGGCGGCGAATGCGAAGTCATGATCATGCTGGAGAATCTTTCGGCGCAGATCACGCCCTTCACGCTGCGGCGAGTCTCGGAGCGTTTTGGAGAAGAGCCGGAACTCCGCAGTCTACTCTTGGACCGTGATGATCTTCCAGCCGATGTACGCCATACCCTCGTCCTTCTGGTCGGGGAGGCGCTGGCTTCTGCCGGAATTGTCGGTCAGGTCATCACCGCGGCGCGCGCCCGCCAGATCGTTCAGGATGCATCAGAGGCCGCGGTAACGCTGATTGCTGGCGAAGCGTCCGGTCAGGAAAGATCATATCTCGTCGAGCACCTGCGCCGCCACAGCCAGTTGACGCCTGCCTTCCTTCTGCAGCTTCTTTGCACGGGTAAGCTCGACTTCTTCTCTGAGGCCATGTCCAACCTCTCCGGGCTTGAGGAGCGACGGGTCCGCTCGATCCTCGCAACAGGCAGAAACCATGCGGTCAAGGCGCTCTATCAGTCGAGTGGTCTTTCAGGAAGCGCCCTCGAGGTCTTCATCGAGGCGACTCGTCTGTGGCGCCAGGCAGCGGAAATGCCGTATGGCGGAGCGATCCAGCAGGTTGCGGAAAGGCTCCTCGGTACGTTCTCGAACGCAGAGAGCGACGCTAACGTCTACGAAATGATGTCGATGATTGAAAAGCTTCTCATCGTCGATCAACGTCAGAGAGCGCGGTCCTTCGCCGAGGAACTGATCGCCGAGGCCGCTTGA
- the thrS gene encoding threonine--tRNA ligase: MSDALSLTFPDGSVRQYPVGTTGRDVAESISKSLAKKAVAIALDGELRDLSDTIATGAIEIVTRDDKRALELIRHDAAHVMAEAVQELWPGTQVTIGPVIENGFYYDFAKNEPFTPDDLPKIEKKMKEIIGRSKPFTREIWSREKAKQVFAAKGENYKVELVDAIPEGQDLKIYYQGDWFDLCRGPHMANTGQIGTAFKLMKVAGAYWRGDSNNPMLTRIYGTAWATQEQLDQYLHILAEAEKRDHRRLGREMDLFHFQEEGPGVVFWHGKGWRMFQTLTAYMRRHLEGTYQEVNAPQVLDASLWETSGHWGWYQENMFAVKSAYAFTHPEDKEADNRVFALKPMNCPGHVQIFKHGLKSYRELPVRLAEFGTVHRYEASGALHGLMRVRGFTQDDAHVFCTEEQMAAECLRINDLILSVYKDFGFEEIVVKLSTRPEKRVGSDDLWDRAESVMTEVLKTIEEQSGGRIKTGILPGEGAFYGPKFEYTLKDAIGRDWQCGTTQVDFNLPERFGAFYIDQASEKRQPVMIHRAICGSMERFLGILIENFAGHMPLWFAPLQVVVATITSDADDYGREVAEALREAGLSVETDFRNEKINYKIREHSVTKVPVIIVCGKKEAEERTVNIRRLGSQAQTSFALDDAIANLVDEATPPDVKRKRAAKAKAKAA; the protein is encoded by the coding sequence GTGTCAGACGCCCTTTCCCTTACATTTCCAGATGGCTCCGTTCGTCAGTACCCCGTGGGTACAACGGGACGTGATGTTGCCGAATCCATTTCCAAGTCGCTTGCAAAGAAAGCCGTCGCTATTGCGCTGGACGGTGAATTGCGCGACCTGTCCGATACGATTGCCACTGGTGCAATCGAGATCGTTACCCGCGACGACAAGCGTGCGCTTGAGCTCATCCGTCACGATGCCGCCCACGTCATGGCCGAAGCTGTGCAAGAATTGTGGCCCGGCACCCAGGTGACCATCGGTCCTGTGATCGAAAACGGCTTCTATTACGACTTCGCCAAGAACGAGCCTTTCACCCCCGACGATCTTCCGAAGATCGAAAAGAAGATGAAAGAGATCATCGGCCGGTCGAAGCCCTTTACGCGGGAAATCTGGTCGCGCGAGAAGGCCAAGCAAGTCTTTGCCGCCAAGGGCGAGAACTACAAGGTCGAGCTTGTCGATGCTATCCCTGAAGGTCAGGATCTCAAGATCTACTATCAGGGCGATTGGTTCGACCTTTGCCGCGGCCCGCATATGGCCAATACGGGACAGATCGGTACGGCCTTCAAGCTGATGAAGGTTGCCGGTGCATACTGGCGTGGTGACAGCAATAACCCCATGCTGACCCGCATCTACGGCACGGCTTGGGCCACGCAGGAACAACTGGATCAGTATCTGCACATCCTGGCGGAAGCCGAGAAGCGCGACCACCGCCGCCTTGGCCGCGAGATGGACCTTTTCCATTTCCAGGAGGAAGGTCCGGGCGTGGTGTTCTGGCACGGCAAGGGATGGCGCATGTTCCAGACCCTGACTGCCTATATGCGCCGCCATCTGGAAGGCACCTATCAGGAAGTGAACGCACCGCAGGTTCTGGATGCTTCGCTGTGGGAAACCTCCGGTCACTGGGGCTGGTACCAGGAAAACATGTTTGCGGTGAAATCCGCCTATGCCTTCACCCATCCGGAGGACAAGGAAGCGGACAATCGCGTCTTCGCCCTGAAGCCGATGAACTGCCCCGGTCACGTTCAGATCTTCAAGCATGGGTTGAAGTCTTACCGAGAACTGCCTGTTCGACTTGCAGAGTTCGGTACTGTCCACCGCTATGAAGCGTCGGGTGCTCTGCACGGCTTGATGCGCGTTCGTGGCTTCACCCAGGATGACGCCCATGTCTTTTGCACCGAAGAGCAGATGGCAGCGGAATGCCTGCGCATCAACGATCTGATCCTGTCGGTCTACAAGGATTTCGGCTTCGAAGAGATCGTCGTCAAGCTGTCCACGCGCCCTGAAAAGCGCGTCGGTTCCGACGATCTTTGGGATCGCGCCGAAAGCGTGATGACCGAGGTCTTGAAGACCATCGAGGAACAATCCGGCGGACGCATCAAGACCGGCATTCTGCCGGGCGAGGGCGCCTTCTACGGTCCGAAGTTCGAATATACGCTGAAGGATGCGATCGGCCGCGACTGGCAGTGCGGCACCACGCAGGTAGACTTCAACCTGCCGGAGCGGTTCGGCGCCTTCTATATCGACCAGGCGTCTGAAAAGCGTCAGCCGGTGATGATCCACCGCGCGATCTGTGGTTCGATGGAACGGTTCCTTGGCATCCTGATCGAGAACTTCGCTGGCCACATGCCGCTGTGGTTCGCGCCGCTTCAGGTTGTCGTCGCGACGATCACCTCGGATGCCGACGATTACGGTCGCGAAGTTGCCGAGGCGCTTCGTGAAGCCGGTCTGTCGGTGGAAACGGATTTCCGTAACGAGAAGATCAACTACAAGATCCGCGAGCATTCGGTCACGAAGGTTCCGGTCATCATCGTCTGCGGCAAAAAAGAGGCCGAAGAGCGGACGGTCAATATTCGCCGCCTCGGTTCGCAGGCTCAGACCTCGTTTGCTCTGGATGACGCGATTGCCAATCTCGTTGACGAGGCCACGCCGCCGGACGTCAAGCGCAAGCGCGCGGCAAAGGCGAAAGCCAAGGCTGCTTGA
- a CDS encoding flavin reductase family protein, with protein sequence MFYTTDTNQHGMAHDPFKAIVAPRPIGWIGSKGSDGTLNLSPYSFFNAIADKPKLVLFSSSGQKDSLRNVRETGVFTASLVSRHLVDRMNASSAPVDYAVNEFELAGLTARAGEVVDAPYVAEALAALECRVTQIVQPQDIEGEAADSWVVFGQVMGIHIDESIIRDGRIDMGLARPVARMGYMDYADGGADVFQLARPKA encoded by the coding sequence ATGTTCTATACGACTGACACAAACCAGCATGGCATGGCGCATGATCCCTTCAAGGCGATCGTTGCGCCGCGACCCATCGGCTGGATCGGCTCCAAGGGAAGCGACGGAACGCTGAATCTTTCTCCCTATTCCTTTTTCAACGCCATAGCGGACAAGCCGAAGCTGGTGTTGTTCTCCTCAAGCGGACAGAAGGACAGCCTGCGCAATGTGCGGGAAACCGGTGTCTTTACCGCCAGTCTCGTGAGTCGTCATCTCGTGGATCGAATGAATGCCTCGTCGGCACCTGTCGATTATGCGGTCAACGAGTTCGAGCTGGCTGGTTTGACCGCACGTGCGGGGGAAGTGGTTGATGCGCCCTATGTGGCGGAAGCGCTCGCCGCGCTAGAATGCCGCGTCACGCAGATCGTGCAACCACAGGATATCGAAGGCGAGGCGGCCGACTCCTGGGTCGTCTTCGGGCAGGTGATGGGCATTCATATCGATGAATCGATCATCCGTGATGGTCGCATTGATATGGGACTTGCGCGGCCGGTGGCCCGGATGGGCTATATGGATTACGCAGACGGTGGCGCCGATGTCTTCCAACTGGCGCGCCCGAAGGCCTGA
- the folE gene encoding GTP cyclohydrolase I FolE, translating to MDAIVKNFPGAGATDDVTKARPTQAEAEDAVRVLLRWAGDDPAREGLLDTPKRVAKAYRELFSGYDLDAKDVLGTFFEEVGGYDDIILVRDIPFFSHCEHHMVPITGKAHVAYLPNGRVLGLSKIARVVEIFGRRLQTQETMTAQIASSIETTLKPRGVAVMIDAEHMCMSMRGVQKQGSTTLTTSFTGAFKKDPAEQARFMSMVRNR from the coding sequence ATGGATGCAATCGTGAAGAATTTTCCTGGCGCTGGCGCGACGGACGATGTGACAAAAGCGCGACCAACGCAGGCTGAAGCCGAGGATGCCGTACGCGTCCTTCTGCGCTGGGCTGGCGACGATCCGGCCCGTGAAGGCTTGCTCGACACGCCGAAGCGCGTGGCCAAGGCTTATCGCGAACTGTTCTCCGGCTACGACCTCGATGCCAAGGATGTTCTTGGCACATTCTTCGAAGAAGTCGGCGGCTATGACGACATCATTCTCGTGCGTGACATTCCTTTCTTCTCGCATTGCGAACACCACATGGTGCCGATCACCGGCAAGGCGCATGTCGCCTATCTGCCGAATGGCCGGGTTCTTGGCCTTTCCAAGATCGCTCGCGTCGTCGAGATTTTCGGGCGTCGCCTGCAAACCCAGGAAACGATGACGGCACAGATCGCCTCTTCGATCGAAACGACGCTGAAGCCTCGCGGCGTCGCCGTGATGATCGACGCCGAACATATGTGCATGTCCATGCGCGGTGTTCAGAAGCAAGGTTCCACGACTTTGACGACGAGCTTCACCGGCGCGTTCAAGAAGGATCCTGCCGAGCAGGCTCGTTTCATGTCCATGGTGCGCAACCGCTAA
- a CDS encoding GNAT family N-acetyltransferase encodes MPVEINQESPRQPEIARLMDLSNAYMASLYPAESNHLVDLDALEKPNVSFLVARNDGAIVGCCALVEAGDGTAEIKRMFVDPEARGLQIGKRMMTTLIERAQDLNLTAIRLETGISQPEAISLYRKAGFVEIEPFPPYKPDPLSMFMELRL; translated from the coding sequence ATGCCAGTAGAAATCAATCAGGAATCGCCACGCCAGCCTGAAATCGCCCGCCTCATGGATCTGTCGAACGCTTATATGGCCTCGCTTTATCCAGCCGAGAGCAACCATCTTGTCGATCTCGATGCGCTTGAAAAGCCCAATGTCTCGTTCCTGGTCGCGCGAAATGACGGCGCAATTGTCGGCTGTTGTGCACTGGTAGAAGCTGGAGACGGCACCGCGGAGATCAAGCGAATGTTTGTCGATCCTGAGGCGCGGGGCCTGCAAATCGGCAAACGCATGATGACAACGCTGATTGAGCGCGCGCAGGACCTAAACCTTACAGCAATTCGTCTGGAAACAGGCATCAGCCAGCCTGAGGCCATCAGCCTTTACCGTAAAGCCGGTTTTGTCGAGATCGAGCCATTCCCGCCCTATAAGCCCGATCCGCTCAGCATGTTCATGGAACTGCGTCTCTAA
- a CDS encoding rhomboid family intramembrane serine protease, whose translation MTHHEGGELQEPQDDRPPLQKQPIFNLPFILVAVLGFMIAIQAGSAYLMSDETYGAFLFTFGFIPARYTIPLAQQGLEWLWTPLTYSFLHGGVEHILFNGLWLMAFGAPVARRIGTPRFILFWIISAAISAFGHAALDWSSITVLIGASGVVSALMGAACRFAFPPRGQRYHPSFGHLLPRQGIFQALTNRTVLIFTIGWLAGNALIAVGFPLFGDVGGEVAWDAHIFGFFFGFLFFGLFDPKAAPENKAASID comes from the coding sequence ATGACGCATCATGAGGGCGGTGAGTTGCAAGAGCCGCAAGACGATCGCCCGCCGCTCCAGAAGCAACCCATTTTCAACCTTCCATTCATTCTGGTCGCTGTTCTCGGCTTTATGATCGCCATCCAGGCGGGTTCTGCCTATCTGATGTCGGATGAGACCTACGGTGCTTTCCTTTTCACCTTTGGCTTCATCCCGGCGCGTTATACCATTCCCTTGGCGCAGCAAGGCCTGGAATGGCTCTGGACGCCGCTGACCTATTCCTTCCTCCATGGTGGTGTTGAGCACATCCTGTTCAACGGACTATGGCTGATGGCGTTTGGTGCGCCCGTCGCACGCCGCATCGGCACGCCTCGATTTATTCTCTTCTGGATAATTTCTGCGGCGATTTCCGCTTTTGGTCATGCGGCTCTTGATTGGAGCAGCATCACGGTTCTGATTGGTGCTTCCGGCGTGGTCTCAGCCCTCATGGGTGCAGCTTGCCGCTTCGCGTTTCCGCCCCGCGGGCAGCGTTATCATCCGTCCTTCGGCCACCTTCTTCCGCGCCAGGGTATTTTTCAAGCGCTGACCAATAGAACGGTTTTGATCTTCACGATCGGGTGGCTCGCGGGTAATGCGCTGATTGCCGTTGGCTTCCCCCTGTTTGGTGATGTCGGCGGGGAGGTGGCGTGGGACGCTCACATCTTCGGTTTCTTCTTCGGCTTCCTTTTCTTCGGCCTGTTCGATCCAAAAGCCGCGCCGGAAAACAAAGCTGCCTCAATCGATTGA
- the yidD gene encoding membrane protein insertion efficiency factor YidD: MCGQPGCHDKPHKPANRSRNWAGPFRKTPGRLFGMGLIRLYQLTLSGFLGNGCRHIPTCSEYGYEAIGRHGLWSGGWLTLFRVARCGPGGTSGFDPVAERLGGRQYWFTPWRYWSRKASQK, translated from the coding sequence ATGTGCGGACAACCCGGTTGTCACGATAAGCCGCACAAGCCTGCAAACCGCTCTCGTAATTGGGCCGGTCCATTTCGAAAGACGCCTGGCCGACTCTTCGGCATGGGCCTCATTCGCCTCTATCAGCTGACGCTCTCAGGCTTTCTTGGTAATGGCTGCCGTCATATTCCCACATGCTCCGAATATGGATATGAGGCCATTGGCCGCCACGGACTGTGGTCTGGTGGATGGCTGACCTTGTTCCGCGTCGCACGCTGCGGACCAGGCGGCACCAGTGGCTTCGACCCGGTTGCCGAGCGCCTTGGAGGGCGTCAATACTGGTTTACGCCATGGCGCTATTGGTCGCGCAAGGCGTCTCAGAAATAG